From a region of the Desmodus rotundus isolate HL8 chromosome 7, HLdesRot8A.1, whole genome shotgun sequence genome:
- the COA8 gene encoding cytochrome c oxidase assembly factor 8 has protein sequence MAAWRALGRSRFAPLSRSLAGCGCRLASERGADCRGAAPSRASRFRPPSTSRHDWIGPPDKLSNLRPVHFYIPEDESASEQKLRELRQETQEWNQRFWANQNVTFHKEREEFIHSRLKAKGLGLRAKSGQKATLDAEEMADFYKEFLSKNFQKHLYYNRDWYRRNFAVTFFMGRVALERIWNKLSLGQKTPSR, from the exons ATGGCCGCCTGGCGAGCCCTGGGGAGGAGCCGTTTCGCTCCTCTGAGCCGCAGCTTGGCCGGCTGCGGCTGTCGGCTCGCCTCCGAGCGCGGCGCCGACTGCAGGGGTGCGGCGCCCAGCCGG GCCTCCAGGTTCCGCCCTCCGAGCACGTCCCGCCACGACTGGATCGGACCGCCAGACAAGCTTTCCAACCTGCGGCCCGTCCACTTTTACATCCCCGAAGACGAATCGGCCTCggaacagaagctcagagaattaaGGCAAGAAACCCAAGAGTGGAACCAGCGGTTCTGGGCGAACCAGAACGTGACCTTTCACAAG GAAAGAGAAGAATTCATTCACTCGAGACTAAAAGCTAAAGGCCTGGGACTGAGAGCCAAGTCAG GTCAAAAAGCGACGTTGGATGCTGAAGAAATGGCCGACTTTTACAAGgagtttttaagtaaaaactttCAGAAGCACCTGTATTATAACAG GGACTGGTACAGGCGCAACTTCGCCGTCACCTTCTTCATGGGCAGAGTGGCGCTGGAGCGGATTTGGAACAAGCTGAGCCTGGGGCAGAAGACGCCCAGCAGATAG
- the BAG5 gene encoding BAG family molecular chaperone regulator 5: MDMGNQHPSIRRLQEIQKEVKSVEQQVVSFSGLPNDKSYKNLERMLMKQLFEIDSVDTEGRGDVQQARKRAAQETERLLKELEQNASHPRRMEIQNIFREAQALVEEKIVPSYSGGSCATEEFEEGIQDIILRLTHVKTGGKISLRKARYHTLAKICAVQEIIEDCRRKQSSLPLPEDAHPSVAKINAVMCDVNKARGTLIALLMGVSGEETCRHLSCVLSGLMADLDALDVCGRTDVRNYRREVVEDINKLLKYLDLEEEADTTHAFDLGQNQSIIEIEKVLTRMREIKDELLQAQSPPELYLSSKTELQGLIGQLDEVSLERNPCIREARRRAVIAVQTLITHLDLKEALEKRKSFAGEEHPSHRAVWDVLGHLSEILGEVLSFDGNRTDKNYIRLEELLTKQLLALDAVDPQGEEKCKAARKQAVKLAQSTLSYLDLKSDEWEY; the protein is encoded by the coding sequence ATGGATATGGGAAACCAACACCCTTCTATCCGCAGGCTGCAGGAAATCCAGAAGGAAGTGAAGAGTGTGGAACAGCAAGTCGTCAGCTTCAGCGGCCTGCCGAATGACAAGAGTTACAAGAACTTGGAGAGGATGCTAATGAAACAGCTTTTTGAAATAGACTCTGTGGATACAGAAGGGAGAGGAGACGTccagcaagccaggaagagggcggCTCAAGAGACAGAGCGGCTCCTCAAGGAGCTGGAGCAGAACGCGAGCCACCCGCGCCGGATGGAAATACAGAACATCTTCCGAGAAGCCCAGGCCCTGGTGGAGGAGAAGATCGTGCCGTCCTATAGCGGCGGCTCCTGCGCCACCGAGGAGTTCGAGGAAGGCATCCAGGACATCATCCTGCGGCTGACGCACGTGAAGACCGGCGGGAAGATCTCCTTGCGGAAAGCGCGGTACCACACCCTCGCCAAGATCTGCGCGGTGCAGGAGATCATCGAGGACTGCAGGAGGAAGCAGTCGTCCCTGCCGCTCCCCGAGGACGCCCACCCGTCCGTGGCCAAAATCAACGCGGTCATGTGCGACGTGAACAAGGCCAGAGGCACCCTGATCGCGCTGCTCATGGGCGTGAGCGGCGAGGAGACGTGCAGGCACTTGTCCTGCGTGCTCTCGGGGCTGATGGCCGACCTGGACGCTCTGGATGTGTGCGGTCGCACAGACGTCCGCAACTACCgcagggaggtggtggaggacATCAACAAGTTACTGAAGTACCTGGATCTGGAGGAGGAGGCCGACACCACCCACGCCTTTGACCTGGGGCAGAACCAGTCcattatagaaatagaaaaggtCCTCACGAGAATGCGGGAGATTAAAGACGAGCTGCTGCAAGCCCAGAGTCCCCCCGAGCTGTACCTGAGCTCTAAGACGGAGCTGCAGGGACTGATCGGCCAGCTGGACGAGGTCAGCCTGGAGAGGAACCCGTGCATCCGAGAGGCCAGGAGGAGAGCGGTGATTGCGGTGCAGACCCTCATCACGCACCTGGACCTGAAGGAGGCCCTGGAGAAGAGGAAGTCGTTCGCGGGCGAGGAGCACCCGTCCCACAGAGCCGTCTGGGACGTCCTGGGCCACCTGTCTGAGATCCTGGGGGAAGTGCTGTCGTTCGACGGGAACCGAACGGATAAGAACTACATCCGGCTGGAGGAGCTGCTCACCAAGCAGCTGCTGGCCCTGGACGCAGTGGACCCGCAGGGCGAGGAGAAGTGCAAGGCTGCCCGCAAGCAGGCTGTGAAGCTGGCCCAGAGCACCCTCAGCTACCTGGACCTCAAGTCCGATGAGTGGGAGTACTGA